The genomic region GTCTGGCGGGTTTGGATCGGTTTGCGACGGCGGTGGAGGTGTCGAAGTGGATGTACCCGTCGGGGGGCCCTCAGGTGGTGTATGTGGCGAACGGTTTCGGGTTTCCGGATGCGTTGGCGGGCGGTCCGGCCAGCGGACGGCTCCATGGGCCGTTGCTGTTGACCGGTGCCGATGCGATGCCGCAGGCGGCGCTCGATGAGATCGTCCGGCTGGCACCGGAGCGGATCATGATCCTTGGTGGGACCGGCGTGGTCTCCGAGACCGTTGCTTCCCAGCTGGAGGCACTCGTCGGTCCGTGACGGCCGTTCAGGATTTCATCGGGCTCAAAGGATGCGGCGGACTCAGGGGAGAAGGCCGTTCGGGTCCCTTCGAAGGGGATTGCCTGTCCGTGGTGAGATGCACGAAGGGCCGGGTGCCGTTCACGCCGGCGCGATACCGGCTCACCCGGCGTCGAGGGCTATGTCGAGGGCAGGAGCCGAATGTGTGATCCAGCCCAGCGACACCACGTCGACGCCGGTCTCGGCAACCGTGCGGATCGTGTCGAGTGTGATCGATCCGGAGGACTCGGTGATGCACCGGCCGTCGACCAGGCGCACGGCCTCGCGAAGCAGGGGAGGGCTCATGTTGTCGAGCAGCACCGCGTCGACTCCGGCATCGAGCGCCTCCGCCAGAGCGTCGAGTGTCTCCACCTCTACCTCGATCTTCACCATGTGGCCGACCCGGTCCCTCGCCCGCCGCACCGTTGCACCCACGGTGCCGATCAGAGCCAGGTGGTTGTCCTTGATCAGGACGGCGTCGTAGAGCCCGAAGCGATGGTTTCGTCCGCCGCCGAGGTGCACCGCCATCTTCTCCAGCGCCCGCAACCCCGGCGTGGTCTTACGGGTGTCTGCAACTACGGCACCGGTCCCTTCGACGGCAGCGACGGCTGCTGCGGTGGCGGTCGCAATCCCGGAGAGGTGGCAGAGCAGGTTCAGGCTGGTGCGCTCGCCGGCGAGGAGCGCCACCGCGGGCCCTTCGAGGACTGCCAGCGCCGTACCCGCTTTCACCGGAGTCCCCTCGCCGATCTGCGTCGTAATGGCGACATCGTCGTCGAGGAGGGTGAACACCCGCAACGATGCCTCGAGTCCGGCGATGGTCCCCTCTTCGCGCGTCACCAGAGTGGCCTGCATGCGGACACCCGCGGGCACGACCGCGTTCGTGGTGATGTCCCCTGCAGCGGCGAGATCCTCGGCGAGGGCGCGCTCCAGCAGAGCGACGGTGCCGGGAGGGATGAACTTCATATCCGACTCCGCGGCACAGTCGTCGCCGATGGCGCCGCATCGGGCCGCACCAGGGAGCGGTGCGCCTGTGCAGGATCGGGTGTGGGGTAGTCACTGCGGAAGTGGGCTCCTCTCGACTCGGTGCGGGCCAGCGCCGCCGCGGCGATCAGCTCTCCCACGGCACGCAGGTTCCGTTCGACGAGCCCTGTTCGTCCGAGCAGACCGAAGTACTCCCTTGCCGCGCCGAGCCCGGAGGCGTCTCTGATGATGCCGACCCATCGCCAGGCGGTCTCCCTGATCGAGTCGATCGCCGCCGGGTCGCGACCCCGATCGACGGAGAGTGCATCGGCAGGCACCTCGAGCCGCCCCGGATCGGCGGCCGGGAGCGTCGCGACCGAGGCCACGTCCCCTGCCAGGCTGGCGGCAATGGCCATGCCCTCGAGCAGCGAGTTGGAGGCGAGCCGGTTGGCGCCGTGCAGCCCCGTCGAGGCCACCTCGCCGACCGCCCACAGCCCAGGGAGGCTGGTGCGGCCCCGGGCGTCGGTGGCGATGCCACCCATGTGGAAGTGTGCTGCAGGAGTGACGGGAAGCGGTTCCCGTCGCGGATCGAGGCCATAGGTGTCGGCCGCCTCCCAGACGGTGGGGAAGCGTTCGAGGAACCGTTCGCCGAGATGGGTGGCATCGAGTCCGATCTGGTGGCCTTGCTCCATCCGGCGCCACACCGCGCGCGCTACCAGGTCACGGGGGGCGAGCTCTGCGTCGGGATGCACCCCCTCCATGATGCGTTCACCCTGCCCATCGACGAGCAGGGCTCCCTCACCGCGCAACGCCTCGGTGAGAAGCGGCAGCGGGTCGGCGGGAACGGCGAGCGCCGTCGGGTGGAACTGCATGAACTCGAGGTCGGCCAGCTCTGCGCCCGCCCGGGCGGCCGCTGCGAGGCCGTCACCGGTCACTTCCCGCGGGTTGGTGGTGTGCAGGAAGAGCTGCCCGATGCCCCCCGTTGCCAGCACGACCGCAGAGGCAAGCAGCAGAATCGGTTCGCCTATCGGATCGAGAGCGAGAATTCCGGTCACCCGCCCCTCGTTGCGCACCAGATCGACCAGGTCGTAGCCGGTGAGAACGTCGATCTCCGCCCGTGCCCGGACTGCGGCGACGAGGGTGCGCATCACCTCTGCTCCTGTGGCGTCGCCATCGGCATGGACGATGCGGCGGGTCGAATGCCCGGCTTCTCTTCCCAGCACTAAGCGGCTCCCACGGTGGTCGAATCGGGCGCCGAGTTCCTCCAGCCACCGGATCCGATCCGGAGCCGCTGCAGTCACGGCATCGACGACGAGTCGATCGTTCAGTCCCGAACCGACGGTGACGGTGTCGGCGGCGTGAGCGGCGGGGTCATCGTCAGGGCCGATCGCGGCGGCGATCCCACCCTGGGCGTGACGGCTCGATCCCGACCCCAGCTCGGAGCGGGTGAGAATGACGCAGGAACCGAGAGCGAGTGCCGCGGACAGTCCGGCGATACCTGACCCGACCACGACGGTGCCGGCGGTTTCGATCCTCACGATACGGAGAGCATGCGCTCGACGGCGGCACCGGCTCTGCCTGCGATATCGGGATCGACGACAACCCGGTGTCTGAGATGGAGCAGGGAATCGCGCACGCCCTCGAGGGTGATCCGCTTCATATGCGGACACAGGTTGCAGGGTCGGATGAACTCGACGTCCGGGACGGCAGCCGCCACATTGTCCGACATCGAGCACTCCGTGACGAGCATCACCTGCTCGGGATGGCGGTCGGTGACCCATCGCTCCATGGCGGCCGTAGAGCCGACGAAGTCGGCCTCCTCGAGGACGTCGGGAGGGCACTCCGGATGCGCCAAGATCGTCAGTCGCGGCATGGCTCCCCGGTGGAAGCGGAGATCGTCTCCGGTGAACTGCTCGTGCACGATGCAGCTCCCCTGCCAATCGATGATCTCGACGTCGGTCTGTGTGGCGACCCAGGCGGCCAGGTACCGGTCGGGGAGGAAGATGACCTGTTCTGCACCCAGGCTCTCGACGATCTGGACCGCGTTCGATGAGGTGCAGGTTATGTCCGCCTCTGCCTTGACGGCTGCCGAGGTATTGACGTAGACCGCGACGGGGACCCCCGGATGGGTGCGGCGCAGCGCTCGCACCTGCTCGGGCGTGATCGACTCGGCGAGGGAACATCCGGCGTCGAGATCGGGGATGAGCACGGTCCGTTCCGGATTGAGCAGCGCGGCCGTCTCGGCCATGAAGTGGACCCCCGCCATGACGATGACATCGGCATCGGTGTCCGCCGCCATCCGTGCCAGAGCCAGCGAGTCGCCGGTGACGTCCGCAGCCCCATGGAAGATATCGGGGGTCATGTAATTGTGGGCGAGCACGACGGCGTTGCGCGTGCGCTTCAGCGCTTCGATTTCCTCGAGCAAAGGCGTGGCGAGAGCGACCTCTGCGGCGGGAAGGACCGCGGCAAGGCGGTCGGCGACGGGAGGTGCGGTCATGGGGAAGCTCCGATCTCTTTTGCTCAATGTGAGCAATACTAACGGTAGCCAGGGAAGCGTACGCCGGGACGGGGCCTCTCTCCCATCACGTCACGTCGGAATCGGAACAGCTCGGGCGGGCGACCTCCGCTGGAAGGCGCTCGCTGCCCGGTTCCCTCGACCAGCCGCTCGCGCTCCATCAGGCGCCGGAAGTTCTGGGTGTGGAGGTGTACCCCGATCACCGCCTCGACCGTGCGCTGCAGCAGACGTAGGGTGAAGGTCTCCGGCAGCACCTCGAACACGACGGGACGGTACGTGAGCTTGCCCCGCAGTCTCCCCAGCGCCGATGCCAGGATCCGGCGGTGATCACCGCCGAGGGCGAGGCCCGTCCCGAGGTCCGGAGGGGGTTCTGCACCGGCGTCGCGATACGCCTCCTCGACGAGTCCCACCTCGTAGAGCAGTTCATACCGCTCCAGGACGCGGATCGGGTCCCACGCCATACCGAGGCCGAACGCCAACCTGACCCTGCGATCACGCTCGGTGTCTCCGCCTGCCCATGCGGTGAGTTCCGGCTCGATCCGGTCGGTGAGCACTCCCGGCGAGGCGACGCGATGATCCTCCCAGGGGAAGAACGTGTACCAGTCGTTCCAGGCAGCACCCTGCGCCGGAGTCTCTTCCTCGACCAGGGCCAGGTAGGTGACCGACACCCTGCGGTCGCTCGCGTTATCCGCCCTGGCGAGATCGCCGAACGTGTAGAGCTGCTCGATGTAGCCCA from Gammaproteobacteria bacterium harbors:
- a CDS encoding L-aspartate oxidase translates to MRIETAGTVVVGSGIAGLSAALALGSCVILTRSELGSGSSRHAQGGIAAAIGPDDDPAAHAADTVTVGSGLNDRLVVDAVTAAAPDRIRWLEELGARFDHRGSRLVLGREAGHSTRRIVHADGDATGAEVMRTLVAAVRARAEIDVLTGYDLVDLVRNEGRVTGILALDPIGEPILLLASAVVLATGGIGQLFLHTTNPREVTGDGLAAAARAGAELADLEFMQFHPTALAVPADPLPLLTEALRGEGALLVDGQGERIMEGVHPDAELAPRDLVARAVWRRMEQGHQIGLDATHLGERFLERFPTVWEAADTYGLDPRREPLPVTPAAHFHMGGIATDARGRTSLPGLWAVGEVASTGLHGANRLASNSLLEGMAIAASLAGDVASVATLPAADPGRLEVPADALSVDRGRDPAAIDSIRETAWRWVGIIRDASGLGAAREYFGLLGRTGLVERNLRAVGELIAAAALARTESRGAHFRSDYPTPDPAQAHRSLVRPDAAPSATTVPRSRI
- the nadA gene encoding quinolinate synthase NadA, producing the protein MTAPPVADRLAAVLPAAEVALATPLLEEIEALKRTRNAVVLAHNYMTPDIFHGAADVTGDSLALARMAADTDADVIVMAGVHFMAETAALLNPERTVLIPDLDAGCSLAESITPEQVRALRRTHPGVPVAVYVNTSAAVKAEADITCTSSNAVQIVESLGAEQVIFLPDRYLAAWVATQTDVEIIDWQGSCIVHEQFTGDDLRFHRGAMPRLTILAHPECPPDVLEEADFVGSTAAMERWVTDRHPEQVMLVTECSMSDNVAAAVPDVEFIRPCNLCPHMKRITLEGVRDSLLHLRHRVVVDPDIAGRAGAAVERMLSVS
- the nadC gene encoding carboxylating nicotinate-nucleotide diphosphorylase, which produces MKFIPPGTVALLERALAEDLAAAGDITTNAVVPAGVRMQATLVTREEGTIAGLEASLRVFTLLDDDVAITTQIGEGTPVKAGTALAVLEGPAVALLAGERTSLNLLCHLSGIATATAAAVAAVEGTGAVVADTRKTTPGLRALEKMAVHLGGGRNHRFGLYDAVLIKDNHLALIGTVGATVRRARDRVGHMVKIEVEVETLDALAEALDAGVDAVLLDNMSPPLLREAVRLVDGRCITESSGSITLDTIRTVAETGVDVVSLGWITHSAPALDIALDAG